The proteins below come from a single Candidatus Kirkpatrickella diaphorinae genomic window:
- a CDS encoding OmpA family protein: MKSSRFLSSGPISCLFRHVPHLYSPMAAIGALCINVGSASAEVSTNLGALDEVAPVKQAPRQQNVKRLPAAPATPQKTDTSATPSNKGLNNAPAMPPSHLEAERRVGPPPDVPPAPPKSVVIAPPPVAVETHPPVAPTPVIIDPKAQGRVRKTAQGMVLVYQPGSANLNENMLTALKTYAASLAKEPGLRITIRSYASGQADDPSVPRRISLARALIVRSVLINEGVATTRIYPRAEGLPKGDIAPPDKLEIIAVGAAPAPPSEAYYPHKPQKTTP, encoded by the coding sequence ATGAAATCGAGCAGGTTCCTATCGAGCGGTCCGATCTCGTGCCTTTTCAGGCATGTGCCGCACCTTTACAGCCCGATGGCCGCAATCGGCGCGCTCTGTATCAATGTGGGCAGCGCCTCTGCGGAGGTTTCGACAAATCTCGGCGCCCTTGATGAGGTCGCACCCGTCAAGCAGGCCCCACGGCAGCAAAATGTGAAACGCCTGCCTGCCGCTCCTGCCACCCCTCAGAAGACGGACACGTCGGCGACGCCGTCAAATAAGGGTTTAAACAACGCGCCCGCCATGCCGCCCTCCCATCTTGAGGCGGAGCGTCGCGTGGGGCCGCCGCCTGACGTGCCACCCGCGCCGCCGAAATCGGTCGTCATCGCGCCGCCTCCGGTCGCCGTCGAGACCCACCCGCCCGTCGCGCCCACCCCCGTCATTATCGACCCGAAAGCGCAGGGCCGCGTTCGGAAGACGGCGCAGGGTATGGTGCTGGTTTATCAGCCGGGCAGCGCAAATCTGAATGAAAACATGCTGACGGCCCTGAAAACATATGCCGCCTCGCTGGCTAAAGAGCCGGGATTGCGCATCACGATACGGTCCTATGCAAGTGGGCAGGCGGATGACCCTTCCGTCCCGCGGCGTATATCACTGGCGCGCGCATTGATCGTCCGGTCCGTGCTGATCAATGAAGGCGTGGCGACAACGCGGATTTATCCGCGCGCCGAGGGCCTGCCGAAAGGGGATATCGCGCCGCCGGACAAGCTTGAGATCATCGCTGTGGGTGCCGCGCCTGCGCCGCCAAGTGAGGCCTATTACCCGCATAAACCGCAAAAGACCACGCCATGA
- the lepA gene encoding translation elongation factor 4 yields MTGTPLSLIRNFSIIAHIDHGKSTLADRLIQACGALTSREMKDQVLDNMELEQERGITIKAQTVRLSYPAKDGQTYILNLMDTPGHVDFAYEVSRSLAACEGSLLVVDASQGVEAQTLANVYQAIDASHEIVPVLNKVDLPAADVARVRDQIEEVIGIPADDAVEVSAKTGLNIEGVLEALVTRLPAPTGDAEAPLQALLVDSWYDPYLGVIILVRIMQGTVKRGDKIRMMQTGSTYHVDQVGVFLPKMTGVEALGPGEMGYINAAIKTVADVAVGDTVTLDRRPAEKPLAGFKPSIPVVWCGLFPVDADDFDKLRDSLGKLRLNDASFHFEAETSAALGFGFRCGFLGLLHLEIIQERLSREFNLDLIATAPSVVYRMHLTNGTIEELHNPADMPDPGKITALEEPWIKATILVQDEYLGSVLTLCSERRGVQIDLTYVGARAMAVYRLPLNEVVFDFYDRLKSLTRGYASFDYQMDGYEESDLVRISILVNQEPVDALAFIAHRAVAETRGRAICAKLKELIPRQLFKIAIQASIGSRIIARETLGALSKDVTAKCYGGDISRKRKLLEKQKEGKKRMRQFGKVEIPQSAFLAALKMD; encoded by the coding sequence ATGACCGGCACGCCCCTTTCCCTGATCCGAAACTTCTCGATCATCGCACATATTGACCACGGCAAATCAACATTGGCCGACCGGCTGATACAGGCTTGCGGTGCCCTGACCTCCCGGGAAATGAAAGACCAGGTCCTTGATAATATGGAGCTGGAACAGGAGCGCGGGATCACGATCAAGGCGCAGACCGTGCGCCTCTCTTATCCGGCAAAAGATGGTCAGACTTACATCCTTAATCTGATGGACACACCGGGCCACGTGGATTTCGCCTATGAGGTCAGCCGCAGTCTCGCGGCGTGTGAGGGGTCGCTTCTCGTCGTTGACGCATCGCAGGGGGTGGAGGCGCAGACACTTGCCAATGTCTATCAGGCGATTGATGCGAGTCATGAAATCGTCCCCGTCCTGAATAAAGTGGATCTTCCCGCCGCAGATGTGGCGCGCGTGCGCGACCAGATTGAAGAGGTCATTGGCATCCCCGCCGATGACGCGGTTGAAGTCTCAGCCAAGACCGGGCTCAATATTGAAGGTGTCCTGGAAGCGCTCGTCACCCGCCTTCCCGCCCCGACGGGTGATGCGGAAGCACCCTTGCAGGCGCTGCTCGTCGATAGCTGGTATGACCCTTATCTCGGCGTCATCATCCTCGTGCGCATCATGCAAGGCACAGTGAAACGCGGCGATAAAATCCGCATGATGCAGACAGGTTCAACCTATCATGTCGATCAGGTCGGCGTGTTCCTGCCGAAAATGACGGGGGTAGAGGCGCTTGGCCCGGGGGAGATGGGCTATATCAATGCGGCCATCAAAACCGTGGCTGATGTGGCGGTAGGGGACACGGTCACGCTTGACCGCCGCCCGGCAGAAAAGCCGCTTGCCGGCTTCAAACCCTCCATCCCGGTTGTCTGGTGCGGGCTCTTCCCCGTTGATGCTGATGACTTTGATAAATTGCGCGATTCCCTTGGCAAATTGCGCCTGAATGACGCGTCATTCCATTTTGAGGCGGAAACCTCAGCCGCGCTCGGTTTCGGCTTCCGATGTGGCTTTCTCGGGCTGTTACATCTTGAGATCATCCAGGAACGTCTCTCGCGGGAATTCAATCTCGATCTGATCGCCACGGCGCCTTCCGTCGTCTATCGGATGCACCTCACCAACGGAACGATTGAGGAGCTGCACAACCCGGCCGACATGCCGGACCCTGGCAAAATCACCGCTCTGGAAGAACCATGGATCAAAGCGACGATTTTGGTGCAGGATGAGTATCTTGGCAGCGTCCTCACCCTCTGCAGTGAGCGGCGCGGCGTGCAGATTGACCTGACTTATGTCGGGGCGCGGGCCATGGCCGTCTACCGCCTGCCGCTTAATGAGGTCGTTTTCGACTTTTATGACCGCCTCAAATCTTTGACCCGCGGTTATGCGAGCTTCGATTACCAGATGGACGGTTACGAGGAGAGTGACCTGGTGCGCATCTCCATCCTCGTCAATCAGGAGCCTGTGGATGCGCTCGCTTTCATCGCCCATCGCGCGGTCGCGGAGACACGGGGGCGGGCCATCTGCGCCAAATTGAAGGAACTCATCCCGCGGCAGCTTTTCAAAATCGCGATCCAGGCCTCAATCGGCTCACGCATTATCGCGCGTGAAACGCTGGGGGCGCTCTCAAAGGACGTGACGGCCAAATGTTATGGCGGTGATATTTCCCGTAAGAGGAAACTGCTTGAGAAGCAGAAAGAGGGCAAAAAGCGGATGCGCCAATTCGGCAAGGTTGAAATCCCGCAATCAGCCTTCCTGGCCGCCCTGAAAATGGATTGA
- a CDS encoding phosphorylase family protein, translated as MKLGILVGLKAEARLIRPVFPDAVIAISGATRQGAMRGVETLRRHGAEALLSFGCAGGLSEDARVGDILTPDWVLVDGQTVTCDIDLLGALGLDRRGASSGGLYHSDVAVTRATDKHRLWTETHCRAVDMESGVVALSGLRFCVLRVICDDAARDLPKAVESIMGNGRISFFRIATSLIMSPSQIPDLMRLGGDARKARQSMAAYLGEK; from the coding sequence TTGAAACTCGGCATTCTTGTCGGACTCAAGGCGGAAGCCCGATTGATACGACCCGTCTTCCCGGATGCGGTGATCGCGATCAGCGGCGCCACGCGACAAGGGGCCATGCGGGGCGTTGAGACGCTCAGGCGTCACGGGGCGGAGGCGCTGCTTTCCTTCGGTTGTGCGGGCGGCCTGTCTGAAGATGCGCGGGTTGGGGACATTCTGACGCCTGATTGGGTGCTTGTGGACGGCCAGACTGTCACCTGCGACATTGATCTGCTCGGCGCGCTGGGGCTTGATCGCCGAGGCGCGTCATCAGGCGGGCTTTACCATAGTGACGTGGCGGTGACGCGCGCGACTGACAAGCATCGCCTCTGGACGGAAACGCATTGCCGCGCCGTGGATATGGAAAGCGGCGTTGTCGCTCTTTCCGGTTTGCGGTTCTGTGTGCTTCGCGTCATTTGCGATGATGCAGCGCGGGACCTGCCCAAAGCGGTCGAAAGCATCATGGGGAACGGGCGCATTTCATTCTTCCGCATCGCGACATCCCTCATTATGTCGCCGAGCCAGATCCCTGACCTCATGAGGCTGGGTGGTGACGCGCGCAAGGCCCGCCAATCCATGGCGGCATATCTCGGGGAAAAATAA
- the shc gene encoding squalene--hopene cyclase → MLVHSERPANGSRHPSASADMNQVQSAIKSAHSVLTQKQKKDGHWVFELEADATIPAEFILLEHFLDRIDEDVEQRMGVYLRRIQGKHGGWPLYHDGAFDISASVKAYFALKAIGDDVDAPHMRRAREAILAHGGAERANVFTRFQMAIFGEVPWRATPVMPIELVLMPRAGFFSIWNMSYWSRTVVTPLLVVRAVEAQAVNPRNISIQELFVTPPEKIRDWNHGPFRSVWGRLFTGIDKVIRPIEPFMPAKLRKKAIQAALDFIEPRLSDGGLGAIYPAMANVVMMYRALGVSDDDPRARQAWQALLDLIVTHGAESYCQPCVSPVWDTALTGLAMVEASTGSRPTAPEATRDMLGKTAAWLRERQILDIKGDWAMNTKARPGGWAFQYDNDYYPDVDDTAVVGMLLHREDPKANKEAIARAREWIIGMQSSNGGWGAFDVDNNLDALNHIPFADHGALLDPPTADVSARCISFLSQLALPEDRDVIDRGVAYLLQEQEKDGSWFGRWGTNYIYGTWSVLCALNAAGLDHDHPAISRAVTWLESVQREDGGWGEDCATFEGAPPGRYHESLPSQTAWATLALMAAGRKDSPAVARGIASLVAAQGEDGEWQEKPFNAVGFPKVFYLRYHGYRQFFPLMALSRYRNLAASNSGKVEYGF, encoded by the coding sequence ATGTTGGTTCATTCTGAACGTCCCGCCAATGGGTCGCGACACCCATCAGCGAGTGCGGACATGAATCAGGTTCAGTCGGCCATTAAGTCGGCGCACAGTGTCTTGACGCAGAAGCAGAAAAAAGACGGGCACTGGGTGTTTGAGCTGGAGGCGGATGCGACCATCCCTGCGGAATTCATCCTGCTTGAGCATTTCCTTGACCGTATTGATGAGGATGTTGAGCAGCGTATGGGCGTTTACCTCCGGCGCATTCAGGGGAAGCATGGCGGGTGGCCCCTTTATCATGACGGGGCGTTTGATATTTCCGCTTCGGTCAAAGCTTATTTTGCCCTGAAAGCGATAGGGGATGATGTGGATGCGCCGCATATGCGCCGCGCGCGTGAGGCGATCCTGGCGCATGGAGGTGCTGAACGCGCCAACGTATTCACACGGTTTCAGATGGCGATTTTTGGCGAGGTGCCGTGGCGCGCCACGCCGGTCATGCCGATTGAGCTGGTGCTGATGCCGCGCGCCGGGTTCTTCTCCATCTGGAACATGTCTTACTGGTCCCGCACCGTCGTCACGCCGCTTCTCGTCGTGCGCGCGGTGGAGGCGCAGGCGGTCAATCCTCGCAATATCTCGATTCAGGAACTCTTCGTCACTCCGCCGGAGAAGATTCGCGATTGGAATCACGGGCCGTTCCGTTCCGTCTGGGGGCGGCTCTTCACCGGGATCGACAAGGTTATCCGCCCCATTGAGCCTTTCATGCCCGCCAAATTGCGGAAGAAGGCGATCCAGGCGGCGCTTGATTTCATCGAGCCGCGGCTGAGTGACGGGGGGTTGGGCGCGATCTACCCTGCCATGGCCAATGTCGTCATGATGTATCGCGCACTCGGTGTCAGCGATGATGACCCACGTGCGCGTCAGGCATGGCAGGCCCTTCTGGACCTCATCGTCACCCATGGCGCGGAATCCTATTGTCAGCCCTGCGTCTCACCCGTCTGGGATACGGCGCTGACCGGGCTGGCGATGGTGGAAGCCTCAACGGGAAGCCGCCCGACCGCGCCTGAAGCGACACGCGACATGCTCGGCAAAACCGCCGCCTGGCTGCGTGAGCGCCAGATTCTGGACATTAAAGGCGATTGGGCGATGAATACGAAAGCGCGGCCAGGGGGCTGGGCTTTCCAATATGATAATGATTACTACCCGGATGTTGATGACACGGCGGTCGTCGGGATGTTGCTCCACCGGGAAGACCCGAAGGCCAACAAAGAAGCGATTGCTCGTGCGCGGGAATGGATCATCGGCATGCAGAGCAGCAATGGCGGGTGGGGCGCATTCGACGTTGATAATAATCTGGATGCGTTGAACCATATTCCGTTTGCGGACCATGGCGCGCTTCTCGACCCGCCCACGGCAGATGTCTCTGCGCGTTGCATCTCCTTCCTCTCACAATTGGCGCTGCCGGAAGATCGCGATGTTATTGATCGCGGCGTCGCCTATCTTCTGCAGGAGCAGGAGAAAGACGGCTCATGGTTCGGCCGATGGGGCACGAATTATATTTACGGCACATGGTCCGTGCTCTGCGCGCTGAATGCGGCCGGGCTTGATCATGACCACCCCGCCATAAGCCGGGCTGTAACGTGGCTGGAAAGCGTACAACGGGAAGATGGGGGATGGGGCGAGGATTGCGCGACATTTGAAGGCGCACCGCCCGGGCGATATCATGAGAGCCTCCCATCGCAGACAGCCTGGGCCACCCTTGCCCTGATGGCGGCAGGCCGCAAGGACAGTCCCGCCGTGGCACGCGGTATCGCTTCCCTCGTCGCCGCGCAGGGTGAGGATGGTGAATGGCAGGAGAAACCGTTTAACGCGGTTGGTTTTCCGAAGGTCTTTTACCTCCGTTACCATGGTTACCGTCAGTTTTTCCCGCTCATGGCGCTCAGCCGTTATCGCAACCTTGCTGCGAGCAATTCTGGCAAGGTGGAATACGGGTTTTGA
- a CDS encoding AsmA family protein produces MSLFKKSDTSGTNRWQSWPMLTLYIFAAIIVFLILFARGDWFIPLVEKQASAALGRKVSIEHLHLRPWRTTSLEVEGLRIAQPKAFEDRKADFASIKDIVVSFDVWRYLTGHGKELPLIKIDTPRADLASKADGTANYQFSDPSSESAPKDSKPFDPSSLPKIGDLIVSDGKINVALAKPKTDMEVAIATSKPRQDGDRDILINAQGRYDNAPITAQIKAGSLKDLTHESHPYPIEARVDNGPTRVDLKGVVKDPLHFKGTDLLLHFSGPDMALLYGLTGIPIPHTPPFDVKGQLAYSAEMIRFSNFAGRMGNSDIGGTIAVSPRDKPPYVDARLHSKNVDLADLGGFIGTKPGKAEDKAQAQRGKFLPADPINIPKLNAVNAHLVYHGDHIQNKNTPFDNINADVVIDHGAIDIKRLSYAIGSGELFLKGTLKPAGAKQFAANIAVDAKSLPLGKLLQGLGGKDSEGRMGGHAKLSARGNSIASLLGNGDGGVSLVIDRGGEITALLPNLLGLKLGSALLSALGLPEKTYLKCFVADLPLNNGVLSTRAFLLQTDDTRTLGGGTINLRTEKLDYHVTTRSTSFSILSLPGKVNISGSLRAPSVLPGAEIIGRAAATAALAAAFPPALVLPTIQFGVGKGSLCEQALNDVSIHPASGAAPALGKRHVKPNVTTPPHARSDSAEKVHQVWMKRLATQHKASR; encoded by the coding sequence ATGAGCCTCTTTAAGAAATCCGACACATCCGGCACAAATCGTTGGCAAAGCTGGCCGATGCTGACCCTGTATATTTTTGCCGCCATCATCGTGTTTCTCATCCTCTTCGCCCGGGGTGACTGGTTTATCCCATTGGTTGAGAAACAGGCCTCAGCGGCGCTGGGCCGCAAAGTCTCGATAGAGCACCTCCATCTACGCCCCTGGCGCACGACATCGCTTGAAGTTGAAGGGCTGCGGATCGCGCAACCTAAAGCGTTTGAGGATCGGAAAGCCGATTTCGCGTCGATCAAGGACATCGTGGTATCGTTCGATGTCTGGCGTTATCTGACCGGCCACGGCAAAGAACTGCCCCTCATCAAAATCGACACGCCGCGGGCTGACCTCGCTTCCAAAGCGGATGGCACGGCGAATTACCAGTTCAGCGACCCTTCCTCCGAATCCGCGCCGAAAGATAGCAAGCCGTTTGACCCGTCTTCCCTCCCGAAAATCGGGGATCTGATCGTCTCTGACGGCAAGATCAACGTTGCGCTCGCCAAACCTAAAACGGACATGGAAGTCGCGATTGCGACCTCCAAGCCGCGCCAGGACGGGGATCGGGATATTCTGATCAACGCGCAGGGGCGCTATGATAATGCCCCCATCACCGCGCAGATCAAAGCAGGGTCGCTGAAGGACCTGACGCACGAATCCCATCCTTACCCCATAGAGGCGCGCGTCGATAATGGCCCGACCCGCGTCGATCTGAAGGGCGTCGTCAAGGACCCGCTACATTTCAAAGGGACGGATCTGCTTCTGCATTTCTCCGGGCCGGATATGGCGCTGCTTTACGGCCTGACGGGCATCCCCATCCCGCACACCCCGCCCTTCGACGTTAAAGGCCAACTCGCTTATTCCGCCGAAATGATCCGCTTCAGTAATTTTGCCGGGCGCATGGGCAACTCCGATATTGGCGGCACGATTGCCGTCAGCCCGCGCGACAAGCCCCCTTATGTCGATGCCCGCCTCCATTCCAAAAATGTTGATCTCGCCGATCTCGGTGGGTTTATCGGGACCAAGCCGGGCAAAGCGGAGGATAAGGCGCAGGCGCAACGCGGCAAGTTCCTGCCCGCTGACCCGATCAATATTCCCAAGCTCAACGCCGTCAATGCGCATCTCGTTTATCACGGCGACCATATTCAAAATAAGAACACGCCTTTCGATAATATCAATGCCGATGTCGTCATTGATCACGGGGCGATTGATATTAAGCGCTTAAGCTACGCAATCGGGTCGGGCGAGCTTTTCCTGAAGGGCACGCTAAAACCCGCGGGCGCCAAGCAATTTGCGGCCAATATCGCCGTCGATGCGAAGAGCCTCCCCCTTGGTAAGCTCCTTCAAGGGCTGGGCGGTAAGGATAGTGAGGGGCGCATGGGTGGACATGCGAAACTCTCCGCCCGCGGAAACTCTATCGCCAGCCTTCTCGGTAATGGCGATGGGGGTGTCTCGCTCGTGATTGATCGGGGGGGTGAGATCACCGCCCTCCTGCCCAATCTTTTAGGTCTCAAATTGGGGAGCGCGCTGCTTTCGGCGTTGGGCTTGCCCGAGAAGACGTATCTCAAATGTTTTGTGGCCGATCTACCGCTGAATAACGGTGTGCTCTCCACCCGGGCTTTCCTGCTCCAGACAGATGATACGCGCACGCTTGGCGGCGGCACCATCAATCTCCGGACAGAAAAACTCGATTACCATGTGACGACCCGCAGCACATCTTTCTCCATCCTCTCCCTCCCGGGGAAGGTGAATATTTCCGGCTCCCTTCGCGCGCCCTCCGTTCTGCCGGGTGCTGAAATTATCGGGCGCGCCGCGGCAACGGCGGCTTTGGCGGCGGCTTTTCCGCCGGCACTGGTCCTGCCGACAATTCAATTCGGCGTCGGTAAAGGGAGCCTTTGTGAGCAGGCTTTGAATGACGTGTCCATCCACCCGGCATCCGGCGCCGCCCCCGCACTTGGGAAGCGACACGTCAAACCGAATGTGACGACGCCCCCGCACGCGCGGTCCGACTCGGCAGAAAAAGTGCATCAGGTCTGGATGAAGCGCCTCGCGACGCAACATAAGGCGTCGCGATAA
- a CDS encoding peptidoglycan -binding protein encodes MARRSRRGASHELNAWPGYVDALSTLLMVVTFVLLVFVLSQQFLATALNRRTHSLDTLKREVAALQHTLSLTEKRNFALKNKVASLTTERDAAQEAANTTATESVATLATLQAQITELNAQLNAIAQALDVSQKDIADRDQQITNLGEKLNIALADKVNELNRYRSEFFEKLQKVLKSQKGISVVGDRFVLQSAILFPTGSAELTPEGRREITVLAETLHSVARRIPKDLPWILRVDGHADKMPIHSSFVSNWELSTARATTVVKALITAGIDPHHLAATGFSDYQPIDPHDTLEAYARNRRIEFRLTDR; translated from the coding sequence ATGGCAAGGCGATCCCGCCGCGGCGCATCGCATGAGCTGAATGCCTGGCCCGGTTATGTCGATGCCTTATCGACATTATTGATGGTCGTGACATTTGTCCTGCTCGTATTTGTGCTGAGCCAACAATTTCTTGCCACTGCGCTAAATCGCCGGACGCATAGTCTTGATACGTTGAAGCGTGAAGTTGCTGCCTTGCAGCACACGCTGTCCCTTACTGAAAAGCGCAATTTCGCGCTTAAAAACAAGGTCGCCTCCCTCACAACGGAACGTGACGCGGCGCAGGAGGCGGCTAACACCACCGCGACGGAAAGCGTGGCGACCCTGGCAACATTGCAGGCACAGATTACCGAGCTGAATGCGCAGCTCAACGCCATCGCCCAAGCCCTGGATGTTTCGCAGAAAGATATTGCAGATCGAGACCAGCAGATTACCAATCTGGGTGAAAAATTGAATATCGCGTTGGCGGACAAGGTCAATGAGCTGAACCGCTATCGCTCCGAATTTTTCGAGAAACTCCAGAAAGTGCTGAAAAGCCAGAAAGGAATCTCTGTCGTCGGAGACCGCTTCGTGCTCCAAAGCGCCATATTATTTCCGACCGGCAGTGCAGAGCTGACGCCCGAAGGGCGTAGAGAAATCACCGTTCTGGCAGAGACATTGCATTCCGTCGCGCGACGCATTCCCAAAGACCTTCCCTGGATCCTCAGGGTCGATGGCCATGCGGATAAAATGCCGATCCATTCGAGTTTCGTCAGCAATTGGGAGCTTTCAACAGCGCGGGCGACGACAGTGGTCAAAGCACTGATTACTGCGGGGATTGATCCGCATCATCTGGCCGCAACCGGTTTCTCGGATTATCAACCGATTGACCCGCATGATACGCTTGAGGCTTATGCCCGAAACCGCCGCATCGAATTCCGCCTGACGGACCGGTAA
- a CDS encoding flagellar motor protein MotA produces MTRPHRYLARMILFLVLVGLIGFVLHQTLYRAFMSNPVLDGFILAVLLIGILWNIRVALRLFPEVKWAETLRQSRTALVQPDPPRLLAPLARLITLNQGGDRVRLSFQASQAALDSLSGRLDEGREISRYLTSLLIFLGLLGTFYGLLLTVNAIAGVIGGLTAGDQNLDVMFDQLKIGLAQPLHGMATAFSGSMFGLAGALILGFLDLTAGQAQNRFFNEMEEWLVGQTSTASPVTTDNNGAAVPAYVSALLEQTAEHLESLQRILGKNEETRTQLVALMAGLQENMRQNAETISANQRALQRVADTNAAVSPYLKRMSEQNLSETSSEHAGDVMSRRMERLDATLAALSGAITSGRDDLVGEVRNGLRLLAKTVAAGSHDHSQPGASS; encoded by the coding sequence ATGACCCGACCGCATCGTTACCTTGCCCGGATGATCCTGTTTCTCGTACTGGTCGGGTTGATCGGGTTTGTGCTGCATCAGACACTTTATCGCGCCTTCATGTCCAACCCGGTCCTGGATGGTTTTATCCTCGCCGTGCTTCTGATTGGCATTTTGTGGAATATCCGCGTCGCTTTACGGCTTTTCCCGGAAGTGAAATGGGCGGAGACGCTCCGTCAATCCCGCACTGCGCTTGTGCAACCGGACCCACCACGCCTCCTCGCCCCTCTGGCGCGACTCATCACGCTCAATCAGGGTGGTGACCGTGTGCGTTTGTCATTTCAGGCGAGTCAGGCGGCGCTGGATAGTTTGTCCGGACGTCTGGATGAGGGGCGGGAAATCTCCCGTTATCTCACAAGCCTGCTGATCTTTCTCGGCCTGCTGGGGACGTTTTACGGGCTTTTACTGACGGTCAACGCCATTGCCGGGGTGATTGGCGGCCTGACGGCCGGGGACCAGAATCTCGACGTCATGTTTGACCAGCTCAAAATCGGCCTAGCGCAACCTCTGCACGGGATGGCAACCGCTTTCTCCGGCTCCATGTTCGGGCTGGCGGGAGCGCTTATCCTCGGTTTTCTGGACCTTACAGCGGGCCAGGCACAGAATCGCTTCTTCAATGAGATGGAAGAATGGCTCGTCGGCCAGACGAGTACGGCGTCACCCGTCACGACGGATAATAACGGGGCTGCCGTGCCCGCTTATGTCAGCGCATTGCTTGAGCAGACGGCAGAACATCTCGAAAGCCTGCAACGCATTCTCGGGAAAAACGAAGAGACGCGCACGCAGCTTGTCGCCCTCATGGCTGGTTTGCAGGAAAATATGCGGCAGAATGCCGAGACCATCTCAGCCAATCAACGCGCGCTCCAGCGTGTTGCAGACACAAATGCCGCTGTCAGCCCCTATCTGAAACGCATGAGTGAGCAAAACCTGTCAGAGACGTCCTCGGAGCATGCAGGTGACGTGATGTCACGTCGGATGGAGCGGCTCGACGCTACATTGGCGGCGCTCTCCGGCGCCATCACGTCGGGCCGGGACGATCTTGTCGGGGAAGTGCGGAATGGCTTGCGCCTTCTGGCGAAAACAGTTGCCGCAGGAAGCCATGATCATTCGCAGCCCGGCGCGTCATCCTGA